A single region of the Herpetosiphon gulosus genome encodes:
- a CDS encoding class I adenylate-forming enzyme family protein: MTHPELDPTTMQLLNAAHTYTGIPATTVQTPWSSLAELLQARAASEAQREYLAYFNDHAGEEIRWSYADLFERAARIANLLTTVYGVQHGERVATLAYNHPDTVAIYAACWLIGATIAPQNVGEDDQRIGFILDNAAVRVVLARTEYLERAKLICSHAAGVEHVVALDADFEQALAAQPATFEPSQAPSLDDEALLVYTSGTTGAPKGVQLSHYNLLADCTGIMRWHGIDSTSRLMAILPIHHVNGIVVTLVTPLLAQASVVLNRTFSAGTFWQRIANERVQIVSVVPTILQYLCEGKPEHSQFERSHLRYLICGAGTLPVALAKRFYDQFGVRVLHGYGLSETTCYSCFLPTNLSDAEYRHWMEDFGYPSIGVAIWPNEMAVHDPQGHALSEGERGEIVIRGHNVMMSYFNRPDANAEAFKYGWFRSGDEGFYQWDAQGRQFLFITGRLKELINRGGVKYSPFEIEEVLLAVPGVRTALAIAFPNNWYGEEVGAYIVPEDGAQLEAQAILAHCRTQMPFAKCPKVVVFGTEIPVTATGKYQRLRLQELFAEWNDSQFRE; the protein is encoded by the coding sequence ATGACGCACCCTGAGCTTGATCCAACGACAATGCAGTTGTTGAATGCTGCCCATACCTACACTGGAATTCCCGCCACGACGGTGCAAACGCCATGGTCTTCATTGGCTGAGCTGTTGCAAGCTCGGGCGGCGAGTGAAGCCCAACGCGAGTATTTGGCCTATTTTAATGATCATGCTGGCGAGGAAATTCGTTGGAGCTATGCCGATTTGTTTGAGCGAGCGGCCCGAATTGCCAATTTGCTCACGACAGTTTATGGGGTGCAGCATGGCGAGCGGGTTGCCACGTTGGCCTATAATCACCCCGACACGGTGGCAATTTATGCGGCTTGTTGGTTGATTGGGGCGACAATTGCGCCGCAAAATGTCGGCGAGGACGATCAGCGGATTGGCTTTATTTTGGATAATGCTGCGGTTCGGGTGGTTTTGGCACGAACTGAATATCTCGAACGGGCCAAGCTTATTTGCAGCCATGCCGCAGGTGTTGAGCATGTGGTGGCCTTGGATGCTGATTTTGAACAAGCCTTGGCTGCCCAACCAGCAACATTTGAGCCAAGTCAAGCACCAAGCCTTGATGATGAAGCCTTGTTGGTCTATACCTCGGGCACAACTGGCGCTCCCAAAGGCGTTCAATTGAGCCATTATAATTTACTGGCCGATTGCACTGGGATTATGCGCTGGCATGGGATTGATTCAACCAGCCGTTTGATGGCAATTTTGCCAATTCACCACGTGAATGGGATTGTGGTGACCTTGGTTACCCCATTGTTGGCCCAGGCTTCGGTGGTGCTGAATCGGACGTTTAGTGCAGGCACATTTTGGCAGCGCATCGCCAACGAGCGGGTACAGATTGTTTCGGTTGTGCCAACAATTTTGCAATATTTATGCGAAGGCAAACCAGAACACAGCCAATTTGAACGCAGCCACCTACGCTATTTAATTTGTGGTGCTGGTACGTTGCCTGTAGCTTTAGCCAAGCGCTTTTATGATCAATTTGGGGTGCGGGTGCTCCACGGCTATGGGCTTTCCGAAACCACATGCTATTCATGCTTCTTGCCAACCAACCTGAGCGATGCCGAATATCGCCATTGGATGGAAGATTTTGGCTATCCGAGCATTGGGGTGGCGATTTGGCCAAATGAAATGGCGGTGCATGATCCCCAAGGCCATGCCTTATCCGAAGGCGAGCGCGGCGAGATTGTGATTCGCGGCCATAATGTGATGATGAGCTATTTCAATCGGCCTGATGCCAACGCTGAAGCCTTTAAATATGGCTGGTTTCGCTCAGGCGACGAGGGCTTTTATCAATGGGATGCCCAAGGTCGTCAGTTTTTGTTTATCACAGGCCGCCTCAAAGAACTGATCAATCGTGGTGGGGTAAAATATAGCCCATTTGAGATTGAGGAAGTGCTGTTAGCCGTGCCTGGGGTGCGGACTGCTTTAGCAATTGCCTTCCCTAATAATTGGTATGGCGAGGAAGTGGGCGCGTATATTGTGCCCGAAGATGGTGCACAACTTGAGGCGCAAGCAATTTTGGCGCATTGCCGTACCCAGATGCCCTTTGCTAAATGCCCAAAAGTTGTGGTGTTTGGCACGGAAATTCCGGTTACTGCAACGGGCAAATATCAACGTTTGCGCCTGCAAGAACTCTTTGCCGAATGGAATGACAGCCAGTTTCGTGAGTAG
- a CDS encoding NAD-dependent epimerase/dehydratase family protein codes for MSSLQVIFGIGPAGSTLAEELIRQGQRVRCINRSGKADLPAAVEVVAGDLLNQAQVNELCQGAKVVYHCANVHYAEQTKIMPQFQQTIMQASAAAGARLVVLDTLYVYGSSQGRPLTEATPFASHTRKGRMRAELVETYLAAHRAGTLEVTLGRAADFFGPRVLNSTLGDRVFPMLLQHKPGQLLGNIDLPHSFSYIGDVARGLALLGQHPMALGQAWHLPVMPALTQRAMLQTIGRLLGYPVRSIALPKMAIQAFGLMDSFMREFVEMFYQYTEPQIVDAQAIERQLGLAATPLEQALQATINWYRGQTQQKAAA; via the coding sequence ATGAGTTCATTACAGGTAATTTTCGGTATAGGCCCAGCTGGTAGCACGCTAGCCGAGGAGCTTATTCGTCAAGGCCAGCGTGTTCGCTGTATCAATCGTAGTGGTAAGGCCGATCTGCCAGCAGCGGTTGAGGTCGTCGCTGGTGACTTGCTTAATCAAGCTCAAGTTAATGAGTTGTGCCAAGGTGCGAAGGTGGTTTATCACTGCGCTAACGTCCATTATGCTGAACAGACCAAGATTATGCCACAATTTCAGCAAACAATTATGCAGGCTAGCGCAGCGGCTGGCGCTCGCTTGGTGGTGCTCGACACGCTGTACGTCTATGGTTCGAGCCAAGGCCGACCGCTGACTGAGGCCACACCGTTTGCATCGCATACTCGCAAAGGTCGTATGCGAGCTGAATTGGTCGAAACCTATTTGGCGGCGCATCGGGCTGGTACGCTTGAAGTCACACTGGGCCGAGCCGCCGATTTCTTTGGGCCGCGTGTGCTCAACTCGACCTTGGGCGATCGGGTGTTTCCAATGTTGTTGCAGCACAAACCAGGGCAATTGTTGGGCAATATCGACTTGCCGCATAGTTTTAGCTATATCGGCGATGTCGCCCGTGGCTTGGCGTTGTTGGGCCAACATCCTATGGCACTGGGCCAAGCTTGGCATTTGCCGGTCATGCCAGCATTAACTCAACGTGCTATGCTGCAAACAATTGGCAGATTGTTGGGCTACCCTGTGCGTAGTATTGCCCTGCCTAAAATGGCGATTCAGGCGTTTGGGCTGATGGATTCGTTTATGCGCGAATTTGTTGAGATGTTCTATCAATATACCGAGCCACAAATTGTCGATGCCCAAGCGATCGAACGCCAACTTGGCTTAGCTGCTACGCCTTTGGAGCAAGCGTTGCAGGCCACGATTAATTGGTATCGAGGTCAAACCCAGCAAAAAGCCGCTGCCTAG
- the trpA gene encoding tryptophan synthase subunit alpha has product MSRIAQTFERLASQGRTALMPFLTIGYPERDSALSLAQALVAGGADMLELGMPFSDPLADGATIQRTTDIALTNGVDIGFCLETVRQLRAAGMSIPLLLMGYFNPMFQYGVERFVAEAKAVGADGFIVPDLPPEEADQFHAAAKAHELDLVFLLAPTSTDARIAKIASLSSGFIYCVALRGVTGARAALADDLGDFLARVRQYSQLPRAVGFGISKPEHVASVAKMAEGAICASALLDYIGNLPAEERAAGAQQFVQSLRDAADQAKGYQQ; this is encoded by the coding sequence ATGAGCCGAATTGCCCAAACTTTTGAACGCTTAGCCAGCCAAGGTCGGACTGCCCTGATGCCATTTTTGACGATTGGCTACCCTGAGCGTGATTCCGCCCTGAGTTTAGCCCAAGCCTTGGTTGCTGGCGGCGCGGATATGCTTGAACTTGGCATGCCCTTTTCTGATCCGTTGGCCGATGGCGCGACAATTCAACGTACTACCGATATTGCCCTAACTAATGGGGTGGATATTGGGTTTTGTTTGGAAACCGTGCGCCAACTACGGGCGGCTGGCATGAGCATTCCATTATTGCTGATGGGCTATTTCAACCCCATGTTTCAATATGGCGTTGAGCGGTTTGTGGCCGAAGCCAAAGCGGTGGGTGCTGATGGTTTTATCGTGCCCGATTTACCACCTGAAGAAGCCGACCAATTTCATGCGGCGGCCAAAGCCCATGAACTGGATTTGGTGTTCTTGTTGGCTCCAACCTCAACTGATGCCCGCATCGCCAAGATTGCCAGCCTGTCGTCGGGCTTTATCTATTGTGTGGCATTGCGTGGCGTAACCGGTGCTCGCGCCGCGTTGGCCGACGATTTAGGCGATTTCTTGGCGCGGGTACGCCAATATAGCCAATTGCCGCGTGCGGTTGGCTTTGGTATCTCCAAGCCTGAACATGTAGCCTCGGTTGCCAAAATGGCTGAAGGGGCAATTTGCGCCAGTGCCTTGCTCGATTACATTGGTAACTTGCCTGCTGAAGAGCGAGCTGCCGGAGCGCAACAGTTTGTGCAAAGTCTGCGCGATGCCGCTGATCAGGCCAAGGGCTATCAGCAATAA
- a CDS encoding pyridoxamine 5'-phosphate oxidase family protein yields MQDQTSIQQNISKVAEQLKGFKLAMLTTVASDNSLHSRPMVVQQKEFDGDLWFMTGRDSGKIAELSQTKQVNVAFVDVDDSRYVSLSGTAQIVDDRAKIKELWTPLAKAWFKDENDPNIVLIKVEPQIVEYWDTPNSTFVQVAGFLSALVTGERPEIGEHGKVKL; encoded by the coding sequence ATGCAAGATCAAACAAGCATTCAACAAAATATTAGCAAAGTAGCTGAGCAATTGAAAGGCTTTAAGTTGGCGATGTTAACCACAGTTGCTAGTGATAATTCGTTGCATAGCCGCCCAATGGTAGTGCAACAAAAAGAATTTGATGGCGATTTGTGGTTTATGACCGGGCGTGATAGTGGCAAAATTGCTGAGTTAAGCCAAACTAAGCAAGTGAATGTGGCTTTTGTTGATGTTGATGATTCGCGCTATGTTTCGCTGAGCGGTACAGCCCAAATCGTTGATGATCGCGCCAAAATCAAAGAACTTTGGACTCCGCTGGCCAAAGCTTGGTTTAAAGATGAAAACGACCCCAATATTGTTTTGATCAAGGTTGAGCCGCAAATTGTCGAATATTGGGATACGCCTAACAGTACCTTTGTCCAAGTGGCGGGTTTTTTGTCGGCGTTGGTCACGGGCGAACGCCCCGAAATTGGGGAGCATGGCAAGGTTAAGCTTTAA
- a CDS encoding TetR/AcrR family transcriptional regulator translates to MGSKERRERIKQATREGILSGARQIAQAEGWSGLTIRKVAELIEYSPSMVYEYFASKEAILEALLEIGFQQLTNAMQQASAAHVDPYQRLQAIALAYWHFAQANPDLYQVMHGMDGVTVNPELRNQAAWPTCLLVEQDLQLLLIDEQVTSPNLREDSEILWAALHGIVSLALSQRLSQAEQIEARIQRTTQALLQGLLMTNS, encoded by the coding sequence ATGGGCAGTAAAGAACGCCGCGAACGCATCAAACAAGCCACCCGCGAGGGGATTCTCAGCGGCGCACGCCAAATTGCCCAAGCCGAGGGTTGGTCGGGCTTGACCATCCGCAAAGTTGCCGAGTTGATCGAATATAGCCCATCGATGGTCTATGAATATTTCGCTAGCAAGGAAGCAATTTTAGAAGCCTTATTGGAAATTGGCTTTCAACAATTGACCAATGCCATGCAACAAGCTAGTGCCGCCCATGTTGATCCATATCAGCGCTTGCAGGCCATCGCCTTGGCTTATTGGCACTTTGCTCAAGCCAATCCCGACCTCTATCAAGTGATGCATGGCATGGATGGCGTGACAGTTAACCCAGAGTTGCGCAACCAAGCGGCTTGGCCGACATGTTTATTGGTTGAGCAAGATTTGCAATTGTTACTGATCGACGAACAAGTGACTAGCCCAAATTTACGCGAGGATAGCGAAATTCTCTGGGCCGCCTTGCATGGAATTGTCAGCCTTGCGCTTAGCCAACGCCTCAGCCAAGCCGAACAGATCGAAGCCCGTATCCAACGCACGACCCAAGCCTTGTTACAGGGCTTATTAATGACCAATTCGTAA